CATCTCGCTGACCGGTCGGGTCGCGGTGGTCACCGGTGGCGGGGCCGGCATCGGGCGCGGCATCGCCGCCGGCCTGCGCGCCTTCGGGGCCCAGGTCGCGATCTGGGAACGCAACGCTGAAACCTGCGCCGCCGCAGCGGAATCCCTGGGCGCCCTGGGCCTGACCGTCGATGTCCGCGACGGCGAGCAGGTGGACGCGGCACTGACGCGAACCGCCGCCGAGCTGGGCCCCGTCACCGTCCTGGTCAACAACGCCGGCGGGGTCTTCCACTCCCCGCTGCTGGACACCACCGAGAACGGCTGGGATGCGTTGTACCGCAGCAATCTCCGCCACGTCCTGTTGTGCACGCAGCGAGTTGCCCGCGCGCTGGTCGCGGCCGAGCTGCCGGGCAGCATCATCAACGTGACCTCGATCGAGGGCGTGCGGGCGGCGCCGGGTTACGCCGCCTACTCGGCGGCCAAGGCCGGCGTCATCAACTACACCCGCACGGCCGCACTGGAATTGGCTGCGCACCGCATCCGCGTCAACGCCCTGGCACCGGACATCACCCTGACCGAAGGGCTGGCCGCGCTCTCCGACGAGGACCACTCGGAGCGGTTGGCACGCATCGTCCCGCTGGGTCGCGCCGGCCACGTCGACGACCTCGCGGGTGCCGCCGTGTTCCTGGCGTCGGCCCTGTCGGGCTACATCACCGGGCAGACCCTGCACGTCGACGGTGGCACCCAGGCCGCCGCCGGCTGGTATCACCACCCGGACACCGGCGACTACGTCCTGGGACCGAGCTGAGATGCGGTTGTTGCTGCTCTCCGACACCCACGTCCCCACCCGGGCCAAGGACCTGCCGGCGCAGGTGTGGGACGAGGTCGCCCGCGCCGACGTCGTGATCCACGCCGGCGATTGGATGGCCGTCACGCTGCTGGACGCGCTGGCGGACCGTGCCGCCTGCCTGATCGCCTGCTGGGGCAACAACGACGGCGCCGACGTGCGGGCGCGGTTGCCCGAGCGCGCCGACGCCACGCTGGCCAGACTGCGGTTCACCGTGACGCACGAGACCGGGGCGGCCGCGGGACGCGAGGCCCGGATGTCGCGGCTCTACCCCGACACCGACGTGCTGGTGTTCGGGCACAGTCACATTCCGTGGGACACCACCTCGGCGACCGGGTTGCGGCTGCTCAATCCCGGCTCGCCCACCGACCGGCGCCGGCAACCGCACTGCACCTACATGACCGCCACCGCCCACGACGGCACCCTCGCCGACGTGCAGTTGCACCGGTTGCCGCCGAGGCCGGCCCGATGACCGCCGTGCCCGCCATCGACTGCCGCCACCTCACCCACCGGTACGGCGATTTCACCGCCGTCGACGACCTGACCCTGCGGGTGCGCAGCGGCGAAACCCTGGGCCTGCTGGGTCCCAACGGCGCCGGGAAGACCACCGCGGTGCGGGTGCTGACCACCCTGACGCCCCCGCAGCAGGGCCAGGTGTCGATCTTCGGCCTGGACACCCGTAGTCGGACCATGGATGTCCGCTACAACATCGGCTATGTGCCGCAACAACTCTCGATAGAGTCTGCGCTGACCGGACGACAGAACGTGCAATGGTTCGCGCGCCTCTACGACGTGCCGCGCCGGCACCGGGCCCGCCGGGTCGGCGATGCCCTGGCGGCGATGAACCTGACCGAGGTGGCCGACAAGCCCGCGTCGACCTACTCCGGCGGGATGGTGCGCCGGCTCGAACTCGCCCAGGCGCTGGTCAACCAACCCTCGCTGCTCATCCTCGACGAGCCGACCGTGGGGCTGGATCCGATTGCCCGCGACGATGTTTGGACCCAGGTGCAGCGGATGCAGGACGACTACGGCATGACGGTGCTGTTGACCACCCACTACATGGAGGAGGCCGACGCCCTGTGTGATCGCGTCGCGCTGCTGCACCAGGGCAGGCTGCAGGCTGTCGGCACCCCCGACGCGCTCAAGGCCACGGTGGGCGCAGGGGCCAGCCTCGAGGACGTCTTCCGCCACTACGCCGGCTCCCGGCTCGACGACGACACCTCCAAGCGCGGGCTGCGCGAAATCCGTTCCAGCCGAAGGACGGCCCGCCGTGGCAGTTGAGTCCCGGCCGCTGTTGTATGCCCCGCGCGGCTGGCGCCGGGTGCGCGGACTGCTGCAGCGGATGGGCACCTTCGCGCTGGTCGAACTGCAGAAGCTGCGGCACGACCGCACCGAGTTGTTGACCCGGATGGTCCAGCCCGCGCTCTGGCTGCTGATCTTCGGGCAGACGTTCTCCCATCTGCGCATCATCGACACCGGTTCGGTGTCGTATCTGGCGTTCCTGGCGCCCGGCATCATCGCGCAGTCGGCGCTGTTCATCTCGATCTTCTACGGCATCCAGCTGGTGTGGGACCGCGACGCCGGCATCCTGGCCAAGCTGATGGTGACCCCCACCCCGGCCTCGGCCCTGATCACCGGCAAGGCGTTCGCCGCGGGGGTGCGCTCGATCGTCCAGGTCATCGGGGTGTTGGCCATCGCCTACCTGATGGGTGTCGCGCTGACGATCAATCCGCTGCGCATCCTGGCGGCGATGGGGGTGGTGGTGCTCGGGTCGGCGTTCTTCGCCTGTCTGTCGATGACCCTGGCCGGGTTGGTCCGCAATCGCGACCGGCTGATGGGTATCGGCCAGGCCATCACCATGCCGCTGTTCTTCGCCTCGAATGCGCTCTACCCGGTGGAGATCATGCCCGAATGGCTGCGCTGGCTCTCCGCGGTCAATCCGCTCAGTTACGAGGTGAATGCGCTGCGCGGGCTGCTGCTCGGGACCCCGTCGAACATGGCACTGGACCTCGCCGTGCTGGTGGTCGCCGCGGTCCTCGGCGTGATCGCGGCGTCGGCATTGCTGCGCCGTCTGGTGCGCTGAGCGGTTTCGGCGCCGCGCAACCCACCAGAATCCTTGACAGATTGTTGGGTTTTCCCAACACTTGATTGCATGAGTCCGGTTCGACGGGGGGAATCGCTCCCGATCTACAACCGCCTGGGCGTGCTGCGCGCCGAGCGGCGGATGAGCCGGGCCGACTTGGCGAACCTCATCGGGGTGAACCCGCAGACGGTCGGCGCACTCGAGCGCGGTGACCATTATCCGAGCCTGGACCTGGCGTTTCGGATCTGTGCGGTGTTCGAGCTGCCTGTCGAGGCAGTGTTCTCGCGCACCGAGTTCACCCCGCTGTCCGCCGAGGTGTACGGGCGCACGACCGCAACCTGAGGAGACGACCATGCCTGAACAGGCGCACGTCGACCACCGCAACATCCTGCAGCGCTACCAGGACTTTCGCACCAGACGCTTCCGCAAGTACGAACAGACCTGGGCCACATCGTTGCCGCGCTGGCGCACCCGAGGACGCCGACGGGCCCTGGTGATCGCGGTCGCGGTGTCGTTCCTCGTCATGGCGACGACGGCGGTGCTGTGCGCGTTCGGGTTCACCACGGCCGCACTGCTGTGGCTGCCGGCGTGCGCGCTGTTCTTCCCTGCGTGGACGGTGCTGCAGATCGCCTCGGGCCGACTGGGCGACGCACCCGAGGCCGCCCTCGACGAGTTCGAGGTCGCTCAGCGCAACAGCGCCCGGTCCATCGGGCTGACCATCACGCAGTACCTGATGCTGATCCCGATCGGCTACCTGCTGATCGGCGCCGTCCATGGACTCGGCGCGGGCGAGGACGTGGCCTACGCCGGCGCCCTGATGGTGTTGACGGTGCTGCTGATCGGTGGCTGCGCCCCGGCGATGATCCTGGCGTGGGTGCGGCCGGACCCCGTCGCGGAGGACTGACGCGGAGCCCGTTGCATCAAACGCAACCGACGCGCCGCGCGGATGCTGCTAGACCCCGGTTGACCGGCACCGACTCCGCCGGGGAGCGGGCCCGGACAGGGGCGAACACGCCGCGGACGGATCACAACGCGGTGACAAATCGGCCTCCGGCGTGAAGCGCAATCGTTAGTCAACCGCGATCGCGCGCAGCGGTTCAACAGGCGTTCCACCGGAAAACCCATGGTTCACTTGCGTCACACAGGTAACACATCCTTGTAATTACGACCATGGAGGAGCGAGTCGTGAAGTTCGTTCGGAAGTTGCGCGGTACGGCAAAGGAATCCCTGCGCCGACTGTCGGTCGCCGCCATCGCGGCCGCCGCGCTGCCCGGCCTGCTCGGGGTCGTCGGTGCCACGGCACCCGCAGGCGCGTTCTCGCGTCCGGGGCTGCCGGTCGAGTACCTGATGGTCCCGTCGCCGTCGATGGGGCGCGATATCAAAGTTCAGTTCCAGGGCGGCGGACCCAAGGCGGTCTACCTGCTCGACGGTCTGCGGGCACAGGACGACTTCAACGGTTGGGACATCAACACCCCGGCGTTCGAGTGGTTCCACAACTCCGGGCTCTCGGTCATCATGCCGGTCGGCGGTCAGTCGAGCTTCTACACCGACTGGTACCAGCCGTCGCAGGGCAACGGTCAGGACTACACCTACAAGTGGGAAACGTTCATGACCCAGGAGCTGCCGACCTGGCTCGCGGCCAACCGCGGTGTATCCCCGACCGGCAACGCCGCCGTCGGCCTGTCGATGGCCGGCGCCGCATCGTTGACCTACGCGATCTGGCATCCGCAGAAGTTCATCTACGCGGGCTCGCTGTCCGGCTTCCTCAACCCCTCCGAGGGCTGGTGGCCGACGTTGATCGGCCTGGCGATGAACGACGCCGGCGGCTTCAACGCCAACAGCATGTGGGGCCCGTCGTCGGATCCGGCCTGGCAGCGCAATGATCCGATGGTCAACATCAACCGCCTGGTCGCCAACAACACCCGCGTCTGGATCTACTGCGGCACCGGCAACCCGTCGGAGCTCGACGCGGGCACCAACGGCGGCAACCTGCTGGCCGCACAGTTCCTCGAGGGGCTGACGCTGCGGACCAACGTCACCTTCCGGGACAACTACCTGGCCGCCGGTGGCACCAACGGCGTGTTCAACTTCCCGGCCAACGGGACCCACAGCTGGGGCTACTGGGGACAGCAGCTGCAGCAGATGATCCCGGACCTGCAGCGGGTGCTCAACGGCGCGCCGCCCGCCGCCTGATCCATCACCACCCCTGTGGCCCCCGCTTGAGGCGGGGGCCACAGTATTTTGCGGCCCAAACTCCCCTTTGGGCCGCAA
This DNA window, taken from Mycolicibacterium sp. MU0050, encodes the following:
- a CDS encoding SDR family NAD(P)-dependent oxidoreductase, with product MSLGPTDISLTGRVAVVTGGGAGIGRGIAAGLRAFGAQVAIWERNAETCAAAAESLGALGLTVDVRDGEQVDAALTRTAAELGPVTVLVNNAGGVFHSPLLDTTENGWDALYRSNLRHVLLCTQRVARALVAAELPGSIINVTSIEGVRAAPGYAAYSAAKAGVINYTRTAALELAAHRIRVNALAPDITLTEGLAALSDEDHSERLARIVPLGRAGHVDDLAGAAVFLASALSGYITGQTLHVDGGTQAAAGWYHHPDTGDYVLGPS
- a CDS encoding metallophosphoesterase — encoded protein: MRLLLLSDTHVPTRAKDLPAQVWDEVARADVVIHAGDWMAVTLLDALADRAACLIACWGNNDGADVRARLPERADATLARLRFTVTHETGAAAGREARMSRLYPDTDVLVFGHSHIPWDTTSATGLRLLNPGSPTDRRRQPHCTYMTATAHDGTLADVQLHRLPPRPAR
- a CDS encoding ATP-binding cassette domain-containing protein, with protein sequence MTAVPAIDCRHLTHRYGDFTAVDDLTLRVRSGETLGLLGPNGAGKTTAVRVLTTLTPPQQGQVSIFGLDTRSRTMDVRYNIGYVPQQLSIESALTGRQNVQWFARLYDVPRRHRARRVGDALAAMNLTEVADKPASTYSGGMVRRLELAQALVNQPSLLILDEPTVGLDPIARDDVWTQVQRMQDDYGMTVLLTTHYMEEADALCDRVALLHQGRLQAVGTPDALKATVGAGASLEDVFRHYAGSRLDDDTSKRGLREIRSSRRTARRGS
- a CDS encoding ABC transporter permease, coding for MGTFALVELQKLRHDRTELLTRMVQPALWLLIFGQTFSHLRIIDTGSVSYLAFLAPGIIAQSALFISIFYGIQLVWDRDAGILAKLMVTPTPASALITGKAFAAGVRSIVQVIGVLAIAYLMGVALTINPLRILAAMGVVVLGSAFFACLSMTLAGLVRNRDRLMGIGQAITMPLFFASNALYPVEIMPEWLRWLSAVNPLSYEVNALRGLLLGTPSNMALDLAVLVVAAVLGVIAASALLRRLVR
- a CDS encoding helix-turn-helix transcriptional regulator; the encoded protein is MSPVRRGESLPIYNRLGVLRAERRMSRADLANLIGVNPQTVGALERGDHYPSLDLAFRICAVFELPVEAVFSRTEFTPLSAEVYGRTTAT
- a CDS encoding alpha/beta hydrolase family protein gives rise to the protein MKFVRKLRGTAKESLRRLSVAAIAAAALPGLLGVVGATAPAGAFSRPGLPVEYLMVPSPSMGRDIKVQFQGGGPKAVYLLDGLRAQDDFNGWDINTPAFEWFHNSGLSVIMPVGGQSSFYTDWYQPSQGNGQDYTYKWETFMTQELPTWLAANRGVSPTGNAAVGLSMAGAASLTYAIWHPQKFIYAGSLSGFLNPSEGWWPTLIGLAMNDAGGFNANSMWGPSSDPAWQRNDPMVNINRLVANNTRVWIYCGTGNPSELDAGTNGGNLLAAQFLEGLTLRTNVTFRDNYLAAGGTNGVFNFPANGTHSWGYWGQQLQQMIPDLQRVLNGAPPAA